In a genomic window of Acidobacteriota bacterium:
- the mnmA gene encoding tRNA 2-thiouridine(34) synthase MnmA has protein sequence MTLTAVAMSGGLDSSVAALLLQRQGVPAVGLSMLLWDRSQQVRHGRCCGSLDLGDARGVAQQIGLPHYTLRMDGEFRQHVVDPFVDSYVAGRTPSPCISCNTEIKFEAFWERARRLGAGRIATGHYARIRRGDDGLYELHTAVDESKDQSYFLFELTQEQLSRAVFPLGDLSKVEVRELAREAGLAVAEKGESMEICFVDRGVQEFVEDERPELPRVPARVTTSAGEELGEGAPTYRYTVGQRRGLGVAAGRRLYVLDVQPEANRVVVGDRDELLAPGLIGRGLHWIAGEPPGDGVGIQVRIRSRHPGVAATVESDSTNGSTDTCRVRFGEPQPSVAPGQAAVFYRGTQVLGGCWIERPLIVG, from the coding sequence ATGACTCTCACCGCCGTCGCGATGAGCGGCGGCCTCGACTCGTCGGTCGCGGCGCTCCTTCTCCAGCGGCAGGGCGTGCCGGCCGTCGGACTCTCCATGCTGCTCTGGGACCGCTCGCAGCAGGTCCGCCACGGCCGCTGCTGCGGCTCGCTCGACCTCGGCGACGCCCGCGGGGTCGCCCAGCAGATCGGCCTGCCGCACTACACCCTGCGCATGGACGGCGAGTTCCGGCAGCACGTGGTCGACCCCTTCGTGGACAGCTACGTCGCCGGCCGCACGCCCAGCCCCTGCATCTCCTGCAACACGGAGATCAAGTTCGAGGCCTTCTGGGAGCGGGCGCGGCGGCTCGGCGCCGGTCGCATCGCCACCGGCCACTACGCTCGTATCCGCCGCGGCGACGACGGGCTGTACGAGCTGCATACGGCCGTCGACGAGTCGAAGGACCAGAGCTACTTCCTGTTCGAGCTGACCCAGGAGCAGCTCTCGCGGGCGGTGTTTCCCCTCGGTGACCTGAGCAAGGTCGAGGTGCGCGAGCTGGCCCGAGAGGCCGGTCTGGCAGTCGCCGAGAAGGGCGAGAGCATGGAGATCTGCTTCGTCGACAGGGGCGTGCAGGAGTTCGTCGAGGACGAGCGACCAGAGTTGCCGCGAGTGCCCGCCCGGGTGACGACGAGCGCCGGCGAGGAGTTGGGCGAAGGCGCGCCGACGTACCGGTACACCGTCGGCCAGCGCCGCGGCCTGGGCGTCGCCGCCGGCCGCCGGCTCTACGTGCTCGATGTGCAGCCGGAGGCGAACCGCGTCGTCGTCGGCGACCGCGACGAACTGCTGGCGCCGGGACTGATCGGCCGCGGCCTGCACTGGATCGCCGGCGAGCCGCCCGGCGACGGCGTCGGGATCCAGGTCCGAATCCGTTCACGCCATCCCGGCGTCGCGGCTACGGTCGAGAGCGACAGCACGAACGGCAGCACCGACACCTGTCGCGTCCGCTTCGGCGAGCCCCAGCCCAGCGTCGCACCCGGCCAGGCGGCGGTGTTCTACCGAGGCACCCAGGTGCTAGGCGGCTGCTGGATCGAACGGCCGCTGATCGTCGGTTAG
- a CDS encoding cysteine desulfurase family protein — MPATPVYLDHNATTPLDPRVAEAMLPWLGGLHGNPSSVHSFGRAARAAVEQARQQVAELIGGSPPEVAFMASGTEANNAVLMSIFDDSAGGHLVISELEHPSIQRAADRLEKSGVEVTRLRPGADGVVGAAAVAAALRPDTRLACLMLANNELGTLQPVAEAAEACRERGVPLLCDAVQAAGKRAVNVGSLGADYLVVAAHKFNGPVGAAALWVREGAGFEPLILGGGQERQRRAGTENVAALVGFGACAAVASSELDHRIERLGSLRDDLEAGLTRIPDTRLHCASSPRLPHTTHVAFPGLVGEDLVVRLDLAGFAVSTGAACASGVVEPSRTLLAMGVSPEEAIASIRISLGTSNDEAEIDRFLPVLVREVEALRALSAEPAAAR, encoded by the coding sequence ATGCCCGCCACCCCCGTCTACCTCGACCACAACGCGACGACCCCGCTCGATCCGCGGGTCGCCGAGGCGATGCTGCCCTGGCTGGGCGGCCTGCACGGCAACCCGTCCTCGGTCCACTCCTTCGGGCGGGCGGCGCGGGCGGCGGTGGAGCAGGCGCGGCAGCAGGTCGCCGAGCTGATCGGCGGCAGCCCGCCCGAGGTCGCCTTCATGGCCTCGGGGACAGAGGCGAACAACGCGGTGCTCATGTCCATCTTCGACGACAGCGCCGGCGGTCACCTGGTCATCTCGGAGCTGGAGCACCCGTCGATCCAACGCGCGGCGGACCGGCTCGAGAAGTCGGGCGTCGAGGTGACCCGGCTCCGCCCGGGAGCGGATGGCGTGGTCGGCGCCGCGGCCGTGGCGGCCGCCCTGCGACCGGACACGCGCCTCGCCTGCCTGATGCTGGCGAACAACGAACTCGGCACGCTGCAGCCGGTTGCGGAGGCCGCGGAGGCCTGCCGGGAGCGGGGTGTGCCGCTGCTCTGCGACGCGGTCCAGGCGGCCGGCAAGCGCGCGGTCAACGTGGGTTCGCTCGGCGCCGACTACCTGGTCGTGGCGGCGCACAAGTTCAACGGCCCGGTCGGGGCGGCGGCGCTCTGGGTCCGTGAGGGCGCCGGCTTCGAACCGCTGATCCTCGGCGGCGGCCAGGAGCGGCAGCGGCGGGCCGGCACGGAGAACGTGGCGGCCCTGGTCGGCTTCGGCGCGTGTGCCGCCGTGGCGTCAAGCGAACTTGACCACCGGATCGAGCGCCTGGGCAGCCTGCGCGACGACCTGGAGGCCGGCCTGACCCGGATCCCGGACACCCGTCTTCACTGCGCGTCCTCGCCGCGGCTGCCGCACACGACCCACGTCGCGTTCCCGGGGTTGGTCGGCGAGGACCTGGTCGTCCGCCTCGATCTGGCGGGCTTCGCGGTCTCGACCGGGGCCGCGTGCGCCTCCGGCGTGGTCGAACCCAGCCGGACCCTGCTGGCGATGGGAGTGTCGCCCGAGGAGGCGATCGCGTCCATCCGCATCAGCCTGGGCACGTCGAACGACGAGGCCGAGATCGACCGCTTCCTGCCGGTGCTGGTGCGCGAGGTCGAGGCGCTGCGGGCGCTCTCGGCCGAACCGGCGGCAGCACGATGA
- a CDS encoding VWA domain-containing protein, protein MPNRPVRQALALALAAGLLLPAIAAAQEERRETRKERRERQAALAAAEEALPLEFKEFLSNVHFLISDAEREAFLEVTQDYQRRAWIERFWRIRDPYPDSVRNEFRTRWEERLLYVDQEFEGPRSDRARMFLFNGEPSGRIQFQCTMVTWPIEIWFYSHSDRVGHEFFLLFHRRGNQQRYELWHPSDGIERLLDFGVNVQAAAAEIQSCANGDVAASAINWLLRSNGLEFATLMARLDERPEAPSAEWTLTFEAYTTDVPEDAEPLEATLDVRFPARYQARTVVESLVEIDPASAHRDTVGGQSSYNFFLTGEVLRGEDLFENFRYKFDLPLGAAADAAPPDDGGEPPILLSFERRLRPGDYRLVLKIEDLNGGRFARLERPLEVPSLEAPATRQLDPAVQKIIDQAEAVLTSDVPTVQLLEPPGELQTGLVRFDTLATGDIAEMRFWLDGGEVARKRRPPFSVELDLGSTPRVHVLRATAHDAGGTEVASDEISLNAGRNRFALRFAEPREGVRYEDEVHVEIDVQVPDGSLVERLELHLNDEPVATLYQEPWSQLVELPPGDAITYLRAAAYLVDGNTTDAVVYVNAPDYLEIVDIQYVELYATALHRSGRPYEELRAEQVRILEDGAPQEILRFQRVTDLPVHLQVMLDVSASMVNRLGVAREAALDLFQTGITPRDRAALVTFNDHPYLASDFTNDIGKLAGSLAGLKAERGTALYDAIVFGLYYLNGIKGQRALLLLSDGKDESSRFSFDQALEYAQRSGVAVYAIGLGKQPGPARRALSRLAAQTGGSAFFIGQVAELAGVYDQILGELRSRYLITYQSTNTSGNRRFREIEADATAPGVSIRTLKGYYP, encoded by the coding sequence TTGCCAAACCGACCTGTACGCCAAGCCCTGGCCCTTGCCCTGGCGGCGGGACTGCTTCTCCCGGCCATCGCGGCAGCCCAGGAGGAACGCAGGGAAACCCGCAAGGAGCGCCGCGAGCGCCAGGCCGCGCTCGCCGCGGCCGAAGAGGCGCTGCCGCTCGAGTTCAAGGAGTTCCTCTCCAACGTCCACTTCCTGATCTCCGACGCCGAGCGCGAGGCCTTCCTCGAAGTCACGCAGGACTACCAGCGGCGGGCGTGGATCGAGCGCTTCTGGCGGATCCGCGACCCGTATCCAGACAGCGTGCGCAACGAGTTCCGGACGCGCTGGGAGGAACGGCTGCTCTACGTCGACCAAGAGTTCGAGGGTCCGCGCTCCGACCGCGCGCGGATGTTCCTGTTCAACGGCGAACCGTCCGGGCGCATCCAGTTCCAGTGCACGATGGTCACCTGGCCGATCGAGATCTGGTTCTACAGCCACAGCGACCGCGTGGGCCACGAGTTCTTCCTGCTCTTCCACCGGCGCGGCAACCAGCAGCGCTACGAACTCTGGCATCCCTCGGACGGCATCGAGCGGTTGCTCGACTTCGGCGTCAACGTGCAGGCAGCGGCCGCCGAGATCCAGAGCTGCGCGAACGGCGACGTGGCCGCCTCCGCCATCAACTGGCTCCTGCGCAGCAACGGCCTCGAGTTCGCCACCCTGATGGCGCGCCTCGACGAGCGGCCCGAGGCGCCGTCGGCGGAGTGGACGCTGACCTTCGAGGCCTACACCACCGACGTTCCGGAGGACGCCGAGCCGCTCGAGGCGACGCTCGACGTGCGCTTCCCGGCCCGCTACCAGGCGCGGACGGTGGTCGAGTCGCTGGTCGAGATCGACCCGGCCTCGGCACACCGCGACACGGTCGGCGGCCAGTCCAGCTACAACTTCTTCCTGACCGGCGAGGTGCTGCGCGGCGAGGACCTCTTCGAGAACTTCCGCTACAAGTTCGACCTGCCCCTGGGCGCCGCCGCCGACGCCGCGCCCCCCGACGATGGCGGCGAACCGCCCATCCTGCTGTCCTTCGAGCGCCGGCTGCGGCCGGGCGACTACCGGCTCGTGCTGAAGATCGAGGACCTGAACGGCGGCCGCTTCGCCCGCCTGGAGCGGCCGCTCGAAGTGCCGTCCCTCGAAGCGCCCGCCACCCGCCAGCTCGACCCGGCGGTGCAGAAGATCATCGACCAGGCGGAAGCGGTGCTCACCAGCGACGTGCCGACGGTGCAGCTCCTCGAACCCCCGGGGGAGCTCCAGACCGGCCTCGTCCGCTTCGACACCCTGGCCACCGGCGACATCGCCGAGATGCGCTTCTGGCTCGACGGCGGCGAAGTCGCCCGCAAGCGCCGGCCGCCCTTCTCCGTCGAACTCGACCTCGGCTCGACGCCCCGGGTCCACGTCCTCCGCGCCACCGCTCACGACGCCGGAGGCACGGAGGTCGCTTCCGACGAAATCTCGCTCAACGCCGGCCGCAACCGTTTCGCGCTCCGCTTCGCCGAACCCCGCGAGGGCGTCCGCTACGAAGACGAGGTCCACGTCGAGATCGACGTCCAGGTGCCGGACGGCAGCCTGGTCGAGCGCCTCGAACTCCACCTGAACGACGAACCGGTCGCCACCCTCTACCAGGAGCCCTGGAGTCAACTCGTCGAACTGCCGCCGGGCGACGCGATCACCTACCTGCGGGCCGCCGCCTACCTCGTCGACGGCAACACGACCGACGCCGTCGTCTACGTGAACGCGCCCGACTACCTGGAGATCGTCGACATCCAGTACGTCGAGCTCTACGCCACCGCGCTCCACCGCTCGGGACGGCCGTACGAGGAGCTGCGCGCCGAGCAGGTGCGGATTCTCGAGGACGGCGCGCCGCAGGAGATCCTCCGCTTCCAACGGGTGACCGACCTGCCCGTTCACCTCCAGGTCATGCTCGACGTCTCCGCCTCCATGGTCAACCGTCTCGGCGTCGCCCGCGAGGCCGCGCTCGACCTGTTCCAGACCGGGATCACGCCCCGCGACCGGGCGGCGCTCGTCACCTTCAACGACCACCCGTATCTCGCCTCGGACTTCACGAACGACATCGGCAAGCTGGCCGGCTCGCTGGCGGGGCTCAAGGCCGAGCGCGGCACCGCCCTCTACGACGCCATCGTCTTCGGCCTCTACTACCTGAACGGCATCAAGGGCCAGCGCGCCCTGCTGCTGCTCTCCGACGGCAAGGACGAGAGCAGCCGCTTCAGCTTCGACCAGGCGCTCGAGTACGCCCAGCGCTCCGGCGTCGCCGTCTACGCGATCGGCCTAGGCAAGCAGCCCGGGCCAGCCAGACGCGCCCTCTCCCGGCTCGCCGCCCAGACCGGCGGCAGCGCCTTCTTCATCGGCCAAGTCGCCGAACTCGCCGGCGTCTACGACCAGATCCTCGGCGAGCTGCGCTCCCGCTACCTGATCACCTACCAGTCGACCAACACCAGCGGCAACCGCCGCTTCCGGGAGATCGAAGCCGACGCCACCGCGCCCGGCGTGTC